The following proteins are encoded in a genomic region of Triticum dicoccoides isolate Atlit2015 ecotype Zavitan chromosome 1B, WEW_v2.0, whole genome shotgun sequence:
- the LOC119351011 gene encoding disease resistance protein RGA2-like: MAGIGGAIAGGVGKVVAAKLAKFAAEEITLQWRCRKDLTRMAATTKDLEAVLHDADDNSRRGGQLGEASRRWLMKFQGIAYDVDDVLDALGTYELINKSQSKVKVWFSRNNQLLHRVIMPHKIKSLRKKIDKIYKEGQFAKTHQTPAKKSTMNEPFAGSGVQSGEDTKTRMVGRVMERDKIIRQLTTSKANEDISIIPVVGLGGIGKTTLVESVLADKRVAGFDFKLFVHVSKPFDLDKIGRAILKSLNSNINLHNCTLPFLDENLKKELANKKYLIVLDDLWEENGEDLEKLKQMLLHGMKGSRILITTRNQLVVERLRTGFLANERKICPVLESDQINLGVLSSDDCWELMKVKAFGPDHDQSRLEDVGRQIAEKCGGLPLVANALGQVMSDLRDVKAWEDLRDTKVDLALKDIQKETLESLMLSYYYMKLEFKLCFTYLAAYPKGSVMNSNHLIQQWIALGYLCPGFDGQKCINYLLGMSFLQIKGSPSDRPSPTHATAPRELIMHDLVHDLASIIVDDEVIDLDATKATSWDKTPYCRHARLINYRSESEVFEHLPSKVRSLHCRDLGEVQLPEKAFSRSKYLRVLDLSASSSNGQSTRRNTMLASSIGQLKLLRYLDATGLPITSLTKTFHTLQNLETLILSNCLLETLPDNICCLRKLCYLDLSGSSSLRKLPTSLGKLSELSFLNLSGCSILQELPESIYQLTCLDHLDMSGCCALQKLPDKFGSLPKLSFLNLSSCSKLTNLPDDVSFPSLGHMNLSSCHELEHLPADFGRLRKLEFLNISDCYSFTILPASFCQLDQLKYLHLSDCLNLRTIPENIGGLVELQYLNLTSCSKIKHLPESLCKLLKLRRLELSYCMVLRKLPTSFGDLKLQILGIDGLIGLSEWPNSIGNLFTTLTQVRVTMGVCQEKDRALMRCLNLTGQVEHFVHEVGNGGCSSIVEIAGSTCSSLVLRELQNVRHLKDAESVKLRDKSDIRALLLSWNSEGGESVLEKLVPPRTLEDFIINGYMSKDFPNWMYGISSYLPSLASMTLSNLETCDNLPPFGGLPNLRSLCMENIPNIRKIGREFYGEGGPCMKLRVLKVVLMENLVEWWTTKSGEENEEFLIPNLHYLGVKNCRKLKFLPYPPRSMGWSLDNSDLVLPEQGFGKLSSYAFPGEMYIYNSSFPHIKWDGLQHFHTLYRFVVQSINGMRTLPGVIGCFRYLVVLTLQLLEDLETLPIELSQLYSLQFIEIKDCPKLACLPESMKYLTTLVELLLQRCRDLEILPEWLDQLISLKRLCTYDCPKLTSLPESIQSITAEIYIWRCPGLEGEGGQKIRDISSVRLFNEISKSWEKFGQPQERNRVELMEITDAVERTWGFISCTPSPRPSSLHAILVDEVCPQMVEAVLFVPTVEMSSSSSSVAMATPSIASLGHTITEKLTRENFLVWKAQVLPHIKGAGLMGYLDGSIKEPTAVIYSEKDVAGKKEITSSLNPEHAVWVTQD; this comes from the exons atGGCAGGGATTGGGGGTGCCATTGCCGGTGGCGTGGGGAAAGTAGTCGCCGCCAAGCTTGCTAAATTCGCCGCGGAGGAGATCACTCTGCAATGGCGCTGCAGGAAGGACCTGACGCGCATGGCGGCTACGACGAAAGATCTGGAGGCTGTGTTGCACGACGCTGACGACAACTCGCGTCGAGGAGGCCAACTCGGAGAAGCATCCCGGAGGTGGCTTATGAAATTCCAGGGCATCGCCTACGATGTCGACGACGTACTCGATGCTCTAGGCACTTACGAGCTCATCAATAAGAGCCAATCAAAG GTTAAGGTATGGTTTTCCAGGAACAATCAACTACTCCATCGAGTGATCATGCCCCACAAGATCAAGAGCTTGAGGAAGAAAATAGACAAAATATACAAAGAGGGCCAATTTGCCAAAACTCATCAAACACCAGCAAAAAAGAGCACCATGAATGAACCCTTTGCAGGCAGCGGTGTTCAAAGTGGTGAAGACACGAAAACAAGAATGGTGGGGAGGGTTATGGAGAGGGACAAGATCATCAGGCAGCTAACAACAAGTAAAGCTAACGAGGATATCTCCATCATTCCAGTTGTTGGGCTTGGTGGCATAGGCAAGACAACATTAGTTGAATCAGTTTTGGCAGACAAGAGGGTCGCCGGCTTTGacttcaagctctttgttcatgtgTCCAAGCCATTTGATTTGGACAAAATTGGGAGGGCCATCCTGAAGAGCCTGAATAGCAACATCAACCTTCACAATTGTACTCTGCCATTTCTTGATGAGAACCTGAAAAAGGAACTTGCTAATAAAAAATACTTGATTGTTCTGGATGATCTCTGGGAAGAAAATGGAGAAGACCTGGAAAAGCTGAAGCAGATGTTGTTACATGGCATGAAGGGAAGCCGGATTTTGATAACTACCCGAAACCAACTTGTGGTGGAGAGGCTGCGCACTGGCTTCCTTGCAAATGAAAGGAAAATTTGTCCTGTGCTCGAGTCTGACCAAATCAACTTGGGTGTTTTATCATCCGATGACTGCTGGGAACTCATGAAAGTGAAGGCCTTTGGGCCTGACCATGACCAGAGTCGCTTGGAAGATGTTGGAAGGCAAATTGCAGAGAAGTGTGGGGGTCTACCACTTGTGGCAAATGCTCTTGGGCAAGTAATGTCAGATCTTAGAGATGTGAAGGCATGGGAAGATTTAAGAGACACCAAAGTTGATCTGGCATTAAAAGATATACAGAAGGAAACATTAGAGAGCCTCATGCTAAGCTATTACTATATGAAGCTAGAATTCAAATTGTGTTTCACTTATTTAGCGGCCTACCCGAAGGGCTCCGTCATGAATAGCAACCATCTAATCCAACAATGGATTGCTCTTGGATATCTTTGTCCAGGGTTTGATGGTCAAAAGTGCATCAACTACCTTCTAGGCATGTCATTTCTTCAGATTAAGGGCTCACCTTCG GATAGGCCAAGTCCTACGCATGCCACAGCTCCTCGGGAGCTCATCATGCATGATTTGGTTCATGATCTTGCGTCAATAATTGTTGACGATGAAGTCATTGATCTGGATGCTACCAAAGCGACCAGCTGGGACAAAACTCCTTATTGCCGTCATGCACGGCTAATCAACTACAGAAGTGAATCTGAAGTTTTCGAACATCTACCAAGCAAGGTCAGATCCCTCCATTGTAGGGATTTAGGAGAAGTACAACTCCCAGAAAAAGCATTTTCTCGGTCCAAGTACCTCCGTGTCTTGGACCTAAGTGCAAGTTCTTCTAATGGGCAATCAACTCGTAGAAACACAATGCTGGCATCGTCTATTGGTCAATTGAAGCTACTTAGGTATCTTGATGCCACGGGCTTGCCAATTACATCCCTTACAAAGACTTTTCATACCCTTCAAAATTTGGAAACCCTTATTTTGTCCAATTGCTTGCTTGAAACCTTGCCTGACAATATTTGTTGCCTTCGTAAACTTTGCTATTTGGACCTATCTGGTAGTAGCAGCCTTAGAAAGCTACCTACATCACTAGGGAAGCTTTCTGAACTCTCTTTCCTCAATTTGTCGGGCTGTTCTATACTCCAAGAGCTGCCTGAATCAATCTATCAGCTTACATGCTTAGATCACCTAGACATGTCAGGGTGTTGTGCTCTTCAAAAGCTCCCTGATAAATTCGGCAGCCTTCCTAAACTCTCATTCTTAAACTTGTCAAGTTGTTCAAAGCTCACCAACTTACCCGACGATGTTAGCTTTCCGTCTTTAGGACATATGAATCTATCAAGTTGCCATGAGCTAGAACACCTGCCAGCAGATTTTGGACGTCTTCGGAAACTTGAATTTTTGAACATTTCTGATTGCTACAGTTTTACAATTCTGCCAGCATCATTTTGCCAACTTGATCAATTGAAGTACTTACATCTTTCAGATTGCCTAAACCTCAGAACAATTCCTGAAAATATTGGTGGCCTCGTAGAGCTCCAGTATTTGAACCTAACAAGTTGCTCTAAGATCAAGCATTTGCCCGAGTCATTATGCAAGTTGTTGAAGTTGAGGCGTCTTGAATTGTCATATTGTATGGTGTTGAGAAAGCTCCCTACCTCATTTGGTGACCTTAAGCTTCAAATACTTGGCATAGATGGTCTTATAGGTCTCAGTGAGTGGCCAAATAGCATCGGTAACCTATTTACTACTCTCACCCAAGTTCGAGTCACAATGGGAGTCTGTCAAGAAAAAGATAGAGCCCTTATGAGGTGTTTAAATTTGACGGGCCAAGTAGAACATTTTGTACATGAGGTAGGCAATGGAGGATGCAGCAGTATAGTGGAGATTGCTGGATCCACTTGTTCCTCTCTGGTACTTAGAGAACTTCAAAATGTCAGACATTTGAAAGATGCAGAAAGTGTGAAATTGCGTGATAAATCGGATATTCGAGCTCTACTTCTTTCTTGGAATAGTGAAGGAGGTGAATCTGTGCTAGAGAAGCTTGTGCCTCCTCGTACTCTGGAAGACTTCATAATAAATGGATATATGAGCAAAGATTTCCCTAATTGGATGTATGGCATCTCCTCATACCTCCCTTCTCTCGCCTCAATGACACTTTCTAATTTGGAAACATGTGATAATCTTCCTCCATTTGGGGGGTTGCCTAATTTAAGAAGCCTGTGTATGGAGAACATTCCCAATATAAGGAAAATTGGCAGGGAATTCTATGGAGAGGGAGGACCTTGTATGAAATTGAGAGTGCTGAAAGTGGTGTTGATGGAGAATTTGGTTGAATGGTGGACGACAAAATCAGGTGAAGAAAATGAAGAGTTTCTTATCCCTAATTTGCATTATTTGGGGGTAAAGAACTGCCGGAAGTTGAAGTTCCTACCATATCCCCCAAGAAGTATGGGTTGGAGCTTGGACAACAGCGATCTGGTTTTGCCGGAACAAGGCTTTGGAAAACTTTCATCTTATGCGTTTCCTGGTGAGATGTATATATATAACTCCAGCTTTCCTCATATTAAGTGGGATGGACTTCAACACTTCCACACCCTTTACAGATTTGTTGTTCAGTCGATCAACGGAATGAGGACTTTGCCAGGTGTCATTGGGTGCTTCAGATATCTCGTAGTACTAACCTTGCAATTGTTAGAGGACCTAGAGACACTGCcgatagagttgagccagctctattcTCTTCAATTCATCGAAATCAAAGATTGCCCCAAGCTGGCATGTCTGCCTGAAAGCATGAAGTACCTCACCACTCTAGTAGAACTGTTATTGCAAAGGTGCAGAGACCTAGAAATATTACCGGAGTGGCTGGACCAGCTCATTTCCCTAAAAAGATTGTGCACCTATGATTGTCCCAAGCTGACATCATTGCCTGAAAGCATTCAGAGCATCACGGCAGAAATCTACATTTGGCGCTGTCCAGGCCTTGAAGGGGAGGGTGGCCAGAAAATTCGTGACATCTCTTCAGTCAGGCTTTTTAATGAAATAAGCAAG AGTTGGGAGAAATTTGGCCAACCGCAGGAGAGGAACAGAGTGGAACTTATGGAGATTACAGATGCGGTCGA GAGGACGTGGGGCTTCATTTCCTGTACTCCTTCTCCGAGGCCATCGTCGCTGCACGCCATACTCGTCGACGAGGTGTGCCCACAAATGGTCGAGGCTGTCCTGTTCGTCCCGACTGTAGAG ATGTCGAGCTCCTCCTCATCCGTCGCCATGGCCACGCCCTCTATCGCCTCTCTCGGTCACACCATCACCGAAAAACTGACCCGAGAGAATTTCCTGGTGTGGAAGGCACAGGTCTTGCCACACATCAAgggggcggggctgatgggctatcTGGACGGCTCGATCAAGGAGCCCACCGCCGTGATCTACTCCGAGAAGGACGTCGCTGGCAAGAAGGAGATCACGTCCTCGCTGAACCCTGAGCATGCTGTGTGGGTTACTCAAGACTAG